From the genome of Populus alba chromosome 10, ASM523922v2, whole genome shotgun sequence, one region includes:
- the LOC118060221 gene encoding transcription elongation factor SPT4 homolog 2 isoform X1: MGSAAAQIPTSFGHELRACLRCRLVKTYDQFRESGCENCPFFKMDEDHERVVDCTTPNFTGIISVMDPSRSWAARWLRIDLYLVVIHLLFQRHFQRTYRIYVKMSVCPTFHQNVYRT, from the exons ATGGGAAGTGCAGCAGCCCAAATCCCGACGAGCTTTGGACATGAGCTCAGAGCTTGTCTTCGATGCCGCCTTGTCAAAACTTACGACCAG TTCAGAGAGTCGGGATGCGAGAACTGTCCCTTTTTTAAGATGGACGAAGATCATGAGCGTGTCGTTGATTGCACAACTCCTAACTTTACCGG GATAATTTCTGTTATGGATCCGAGTAGAAGCTGGGCTGCTCGCTGGTTGAGAATTG ATTTGTACCTGGTTGTTATACACTTGCTGTTTCAGAGGCACTTCCAGAGGACTTACAG AATTTATGTGAAGATGAGCGTGTGCCCTACATTCCACCAAAACGTGTATAGAACATGA
- the LOC118060223 gene encoding uncharacterized protein, translated as MPVSLLQMPGMGLGLGLGLRGGWGSRPHNINNNYETTTTLKKKKLLVVASSDDGIGEKKTKRDDNGGSLVVSGTTARGRRLLKVREDKRKREYDRLHNYPAWAKVLEDACKSDEELRALLGDSIGNPELMRQRVEDRVRKKGRSNFHKSKTGSVVSFKVSFRDFNPIDSYIWFEFYGSPSDQDVDIIGTVIQSWYLMGRLGAFNSSNLQLANSSMEYDPLYDADKGFKAMPSSFHDISDVEFQDNWGRVWVDLGTSDFFAIDVLLNCLTVLSSEYLGIQQVVFGGRRIGDWEEGMTNPEYGYKYFKV; from the exons ATGCCCGTGTCTTTGTTGCAGATGCCGGGTATGGGTTTGGGTCTGGGATTGGGTTTGAGGGGGGGATGGGGATCGCGCCCACATAACATTAACAACAATTACGAGACAACTACCactttaaagaagaagaagctactGGTTGTCGCTTCTTCGGATGATGGAATTggagaaaagaagacaaaaagagATGATAACGGCGGCTCTTTGGTGGTCTCCGGAACCACAGCGAGAGGACGAAGATTGCTCAAAGTTCGTGAAGATAAAAGGAAACGCGAATACGATCGCCTTCACAACTATCCTGCATGGGCCAA AGTTCTTGAAGATGCTTGCAAAAGTGACGAGGAACTCCGTGCCCTTCTTGGTGACAGCATAGGCAACCCAGAACTGATGAGGCAAAGAGTGGAAGACAGAGTGAGGAAGAAAGGCCGCAGTAACTTCCACAAGTCTAAAACGGGTTCTGTAGTTTCCTTCAAAGTCAGCTTCCGAGACTTCAACCCTATTGATTCCTACATTTGGTTTGAGTTTTACGGCTCTCCTTCTGATCAGGATGTTGATATTATTGGCACA GTCATTCAATCTTGGTATCTAATGGGACGTTTGGGTGCTTTCAATTCTTCCAACTTGCAG TTGGCAAATTCATCAATGGAGTATGATCCACTCTATGATGCAGATAAGGGCTTCAAAGCGATGCCATCATCATTTCATGATATCAGTGATGTTGAGTTTCAGGATAACTGGGGCCGTGTTTG GGTAGATCTTGGTACGTCAGATTTTTTTGCCATCGACGTGCTCCTCAACTGCTTAACTGTATTGAGTTCAGA ATATTTAGGTATTCAACAAGTAGTTTTTGGGGGTCGCCGAATAGGCGATTGGGAAGAAGGGATGACAAACCCAGAATATGGATACAAGTACTTCAAAGTCTAA
- the LOC118060220 gene encoding uncharacterized protein translates to MAFLATATASSSCSQRLGSPKLPNPLPSISRRTPSFPLVSFPNSISLHAQRAGARVVGVVAAAAADGKSSSNAIQKDKNGKKEEEEEETIEVEEELPWIQEKALDLVEFTGSVTQAIPGPRVGQSSLPWILALPLAYAGITFVIAFVKTVKKFGSPRYKRKKLVNKNAMLCKSIDELFQKGGGGEVGADPSQQHAALEGMEKRTGFTMVDIVRKYIRYALNEKPFNPELVANLIQLRKASMLDDSRVAEILNDISRRIVREKGPVVMNMSGYSEKGFKRKLAVQALFGKVFYLSELPEFCSRDSSLVVKEIFGVADEDADQLRLHTLSEAGDMDSLEKMVDGSDSEDSNERTSNAP, encoded by the exons ATGGCTTTCCTTGCCACTGCCACTGCTTCCTCTTCCTGTTCTCAACGCCTAGGAAGTCCCAAACTACCCAATCCCTTGCCTTCTATCTCTAGGCGCACGCCTTCTTTTCCTCTCGTTTCGTTTCCAAACTCTATATCTCTGCACGCACAAAGGGCCGGAGCAAGAGTAGTTGGTGTTGTGGCGGCCGCTGCTGCTGATGGGAAGAGCAGTTCCAATGCAATCCAAAAAGACAAGAATGGTAAAaaggaagaggaggaagaagagacGATAGAGGTGGAGGAGGAATTGCCTTGGATTCAAGAGAAAGCTTTGGACCTGGTAGAATTCACAGGGTCTGTCACCCAAGCAATTCCAGGTCCCAGAGTGGGCCAGAGCTCCTTGCCTTGGATTCTCGCTCTTCCTCTCGCTTATGCTGGCATTACTTTCGTTATTGCCTTTGTTAAGACCGTCAAGAAGTTTGGGTCTCCCAGATACAAGCGCAAGAAACTG GTCAACAAAAATGCTATGCTATGCAAATCCATTGATGAATTGTTTcagaaaggaggaggaggagaagtaGGAGCAGATCCATCCCAACAACATGCAGCTCTCGAAGGAATGGAGAAAAGG ACAGGTTTTACCATGGTGGATATTGTGCGCAAGTACATTCGTTATGCTTTGAATGAGAAACCATTTAATCCGGAACTGGTTGCCAACTTAATCCAGCTCAGGAAAGCTTCGATGTTGGATGACTCCCGGGTTGCTGAAATTTTGAATGATATCTCAAGACGAATTGTTCGGGAGAAAG GCCCAGTTGTCATGAATATGTCAGGGTATTCTGAAAAGGGATTTAAGAGAAAACTTGCAGTGCAGGCCCTTTTTGGCAAGGTCTTCTATTTGTCTGAG CTGCCAGAGTTCTGCTCAAGGGACAGCTCCTTAGTCGTGAAGGAAATATTTGGGGTTGCAGA TGAAGATGCTGACCAACTTCGTCTGCACACTCTTTCTGAAGCTGGTGATATGGATTCACTTGAGAAGATGGTTGATGGTTCAGATTCAGAAGATTCCAACGAGAGAACATCGAATGCTCCTTGA
- the LOC118060219 gene encoding pyruvate kinase, cytosolic isozyme — MANIDIEGLLKEHLDDEEGRVPRTKIVCTLGPASRSVPMLEKLLRAGMNVARFNFSHGTHEYHQETLNNLRIAMQNTNILSAVMLDTKGPEIRTGFLKDGKPIQLKEGQEITITTDYSIKGDTDTISMSYKKLPVDVKPGNKILCADGTITLTVLSCDPQAGTVRCRCENTAVLGERKNVNLPGVVVDLPTLTEKDEEDILEWGVPNNIDMIALSFVRKGSDLVHVRKVLGPHAKHIQLMSKVENQEGVINFDEILRETDSFMVARGDLGMEIPVEKIFLAQKMMIYKCNLVGKPVVTATQMLESMIKSPRPTRAEATDVANAVLDGTDCVMLSGESAAGAYPELAVKIMRRICIEAESSLDYGAIFKDMIRSIPLPMSPLESLASSAVRTANKAKAKLIVVLTRGGTTAKLVAKYRPAVPILSVVVPVLTTDSFDWACSDETPARHSLIYRGLIPLLAEGSAKATDAESTEVILEAALKSATARGLCKPGDAVVALHRIGAASVIKICTVN, encoded by the exons atggccAACATAGACATAGAAGGACTCCTAAAGGAGCACCTGGATGATGAAGAGGGGCGTGTCCCCAGGACTAAGATTGTTTGCACTCTGGGACCTGCTTCTCGATCCGTCCCCATGCTCGAGAAGCTTCTCAGAGCTGGCATGAACGTTGCTCGCTTCAATTTCTCCCATGGCACCCACGAGTACCACCAGGAGACCTTGAACAATCTCAGGATTGCTATGCAAAACACCAACATCCTCTCTGCTGTCATGCTCGATACCAAG GGGCCTGAGATTCGTACCGGTTTCCTGAAAGATGGAAAACCTATTCAGCTGAAGGAAGGTCAGGAAATCACCATCACTACTGATTACAGCATCAAGGGTGACACAGACACGATCTCCATGAGCTACAAAAAACTGCCTGTGGATGTCAAGCCTGGGAATAAAATATTGTGCGCAGATGGCACCATCACCCTCACTGTCTTATCTTGTGATCCCCAGGCTGGAACTGTCAGGTGCCGTTGTGAGAACACTGCAGTGcttggagagagaaaaaatgttaATCTTCCTGGCGTTGTTGTCGATCTTCCCACACTGACAGAGAAGGACGAGGAAGACATTTTGGAATGGGGTGTTCCCAACAACATTGATATGATTGCCCTTTCTTTTGTACGCAAGGGTTCCGACCTTGTTCATGTGCGTAAGGTTCTTGGGCCCCATGCCAAGCACATACAGTTAATGTCAAAG GTTGAGAACCAGGAGGGAGTCATTAACTTCGATGAGATCTTGCGTGAGACTGACTCCTTCATGGTTGCTCGTGGTGATCTTGGAATGGAGATTCCAGTTGAGAAGATTTTCCTAGcacaaaagatgatgatatacAAGTGCAATCTTGTTGGCAAGCCTGTTGTAACTGCCACTCAGATGCTAGAGTCTATGATCAAGTCTCCTAGGCCAACCCGTGCGGAAGCAACCGATGTTGCTAACGCTGTCCTCGATGGCACTGACTGTGTTATGCTTAGCGGAGAGAGTGCAGCTGGGGCCTATCCAGAGCTTGCAGTCAAGATAATGCGTCGAATTTGTATTGAAGCAGAATCCTCCCTTGACTATGGTGCCATCTTCAAGGATATGATAAGATCAATTCCACTTCCTATGAGCCCATTGGAGAGTCTCGCATCCTCGGCTGTACGTACTGCTAACAAGGCCAAAGCAAAGCTCATTGTGGTGTTGACACGTGGCGGGACCACAGCCAAATTGGTTGCCAAGTACAGGCCAGCTGTCCCAATCCTTTCCGTGGTCGTTCCCGTACTGACCACTGATTCATTTGACTGGGCATGTAGTGATGAGACCCCTGCAAGGCATAGTCTGATATATAGGGGCTTGATTCCCCTTTTAGCAGAAGGATCAGCCAAGGCCACAGATGCAGAATCTACAGAGGTGATTTTGGAAGCTGCTCTCAAGTCAGCAACAGCGAGGGGGTTGTGCAAGCCTGGTGATGCGGTTGTTGCACTTCATCGCATTGGAGCTGCCTCTGTTATTAAAATATGCACAGTGAACTGA
- the LOC118060221 gene encoding transcription elongation factor SPT4 homolog 2 isoform X2 translates to MGSAAAQIPTSFGHELRACLRCRLVKTYDQFRESGCENCPFFKMDEDHERVVDCTTPNFTGIISVMDPSRSWAARWLRIGRFVPGCYTLAVSEALPEDLQNLCEDERVPYIPPKRV, encoded by the exons ATGGGAAGTGCAGCAGCCCAAATCCCGACGAGCTTTGGACATGAGCTCAGAGCTTGTCTTCGATGCCGCCTTGTCAAAACTTACGACCAG TTCAGAGAGTCGGGATGCGAGAACTGTCCCTTTTTTAAGATGGACGAAGATCATGAGCGTGTCGTTGATTGCACAACTCCTAACTTTACCGG GATAATTTCTGTTATGGATCCGAGTAGAAGCTGGGCTGCTCGCTGGTTGAGAATTG GAAGATTTGTACCTGGTTGTTATACACTTGCTGTTTCAGAGGCACTTCCAGAGGACTTACAG AATTTATGTGAAGATGAGCGTGTGCCCTACATTCCACCAAAACGTGTATAG
- the LOC118060222 gene encoding alpha-galactosidase 1 has translation MMESCANGRSNCILALCLLLLISSSSSSSIRGMPGVTIVDSVSRVQKDRLPSNWDSSRRNLLANGLADTPPMGWNSWNHFNCKIDEKIIKATADFLVSTGLSKLGYTYVNIDDCWAEMARDGKGNLVPKKSTFPSGIKALADYVHSKGLKLGIYSDAGYFTCSKTMPGSLGHEEQDAKSFASWGIDYLKYDNCNNDGTKPTVRYPVMTRALMKTGHPIFFSLCEWGDMHPATWGAKVGNSWRTTNDISDTWDSMVSRADMNEVYAELARPGGWNDPDMLEVGNGGMTKDEYIVHFSIWAISKAPLLLGCDVRNMTKETMDIIANKEVIAVNQDPLGVQAKKVRMEGDLEIWAGPLAGYRVAVLLVNRGPWRNSISAQWDDIGIPLNSIVEARDLWEHKTLKTHFVGNLTATVDSHACKMYILKPIS, from the exons ATGATGGAGAGCTGTGCTAATGGTAGGAGTAACTGTATACTAGCATTGTGTCTCCTGTTACTcatctcctcctcttcatcatcatccatCAGGGGTATGCCCGGCGTAACCATTGTTGATTCGGTTTCAAGAGTACAAAAAGACAGACTTCCGTCAAACTGGGATAGTAGTAGAAGAAATCTGCTTGCAAATGGTCTTGCCGACACTCCTCCCATGGG ATGGAATAGTTGGAATCACTTCAATTGCAAAATTGATGAGAAAATTATCAAAGCGACTG CTGATTTCCTGGTTTCCACCGGCCTGTCTAAACTTGGCTACACATATGTTAACATTG ACGATTGTTGGGCTGAAATGGCTCGTGATGGCAAG GGTAATCTAGTGCCTAAGAAATCAACATTTCCTTCTGGTATTAAAGCCCTGGCAGACTATGTTCACAGCAAAGGTCTTAAATTAGGAATCTACTCAGATGCAGG GTATTTTACTTGCAGCAAAACCATGCCTGGCTCACTTGGTCATGAGGAACAAGATGCCAAGAGTTTTGCTTCATGG GGTATTGACTATTTGAAATACGATAACTGTAACAATGATGGTACAAAGCCAACCGTTAG GTACCCTGTAATGACCCGCGCTTTGATGAAAACTGGCCACCCTATATTTTTCTCACTTTGTGAATG GGGAGACATGCATCCTGCAACGTGGGGTGCTAAGGTAGGAAATAGCTGGAGGACAACTAATGATATTTCGGATACATGGGACAG TATGGTTTCAAGAGCAGACATGAATGAGGTCTATGCAGAGCTTGCAAGGCCTGGTGGTTGGAATG ATCCTGACATGCTTGAGGTGGGGAATGGAGGGATGACAAAAGATGAGTACATAGTGCACTTCAGTATTTGGGCCATTTCAAAG GCTCCCCTTCTTCTTGGTTGTGATGTGAGGAACATGACGAAAGAGACAATGGATATCATTGCCAATAAGGAGGTTATTGCTGTTAATCAAG ATCCACTTGGGGTACAAGCTAAGAAGGTTAGGATGGAAGGTGATCTTGAG ATCTGGGCAGGGCCTCTCGCAGGCTATAGGGTAGCTGTTCTACTAGTCAACCGAGGCCCCTGGCGTAATTCTATTTCCGCCCAGTGGGATGACATTGGAATTCCTCTCAACAGTATCGTCGAAGCAAGAGATCTCTGGGAG CACAAGACCTTGAAAACTCATTTTGTAGGGAACCTGACAGCCACCGTGGATTCTCATGCATGCAAGATGTACATCTTGAAGCCCATTTCATAG